In Asanoa sp. WMMD1127, one genomic interval encodes:
- a CDS encoding LLM class flavin-dependent oxidoreductase: MTDLILGLDTFGDVPVDDAGQLVSYGAAIRQVVDEAVLADELGVDAIALGEHHRPEYSISTPETVLAGIAGRTRRIKLGSGVTVLSSDDPVRVFQRFATLDGLSDGRAEVILGRGSFTESFPLFGYDLADYDKLFEEKLELFVKLLDEKPVTWSGTTRAPLQNADVFPKTDSGRLAAWVGVGGSPQSVVRTARYGLPLMLAIIGGAPERFGPYIDLYRRAADQLGTVAHPVGMHSPGFVADTDEEAVERYYAPYKVMRDRIGAQRGWPRLRREEFESEVAHGSLYVGSPETVARKIARAVKALGVGRFDMIYGAGPASASARMRAVELFGGKVAPMVRDMVAG, from the coding sequence ATGACCGACCTGATTCTCGGCCTCGACACGTTCGGCGACGTGCCGGTGGACGACGCCGGCCAGCTGGTGTCCTACGGCGCCGCCATTCGGCAAGTGGTCGACGAGGCCGTGCTGGCCGACGAGCTCGGCGTCGACGCGATCGCGCTCGGCGAGCACCACCGCCCGGAATACTCGATCTCCACGCCGGAGACCGTCCTCGCCGGCATCGCCGGTCGCACCAGGCGCATCAAGCTCGGCTCCGGCGTCACGGTGCTCAGCTCCGACGACCCCGTACGCGTGTTCCAGCGCTTCGCGACCCTCGACGGGCTCTCGGACGGCCGGGCCGAGGTGATCCTCGGACGCGGCTCGTTCACCGAGTCCTTCCCGCTGTTCGGCTACGACCTGGCCGACTACGACAAGCTTTTCGAGGAGAAGCTCGAGCTGTTCGTGAAGCTTCTCGACGAGAAGCCGGTCACCTGGAGCGGCACCACCCGCGCGCCGCTGCAGAACGCCGACGTGTTTCCCAAGACCGACTCCGGTCGGCTGGCCGCCTGGGTCGGCGTCGGCGGCTCGCCGCAGTCCGTGGTGCGCACGGCCCGCTACGGGCTGCCGCTCATGCTGGCCATCATCGGCGGCGCGCCTGAGCGGTTCGGGCCCTACATCGACCTCTACCGCCGCGCCGCCGACCAGCTCGGGACCGTCGCGCACCCGGTCGGCATGCACTCGCCCGGGTTCGTCGCCGACACCGACGAGGAGGCCGTCGAGCGCTACTACGCGCCCTACAAGGTGATGCGCGACCGGATCGGCGCCCAGCGCGGCTGGCCACGGCTGCGCCGCGAGGAGTTCGAGTCCGAGGTGGCGCACGGCTCCCTCTACGTCGGCTCGCCGGAGACGGTGGCGCGCAAGATCGCGCGGGCGGTCAAGGCGCTCGGCGTCGGCCGGTTCGACATGATCTACGGCGCCGGGCCCGCGTCGGCCAGCGCCCGGATGCGCGCGGTCGAGCTGTTCGGCGGCAAGGTGGCGCCCATGGTCCGCGACATGGTGGCGGGTTGA